From the genome of Segatella hominis, one region includes:
- the nuoK gene encoding NADH-quinone oxidoreductase subunit NuoK, with the protein MIPVQYFFVLSALLFFIGVYGFCTRRNLVAMLISIELVLNAADLNFAVFNRILFPGQLEGFFFTLFSIGVAAAETAVALAIIINVYRNYHSDQVNSIENMKF; encoded by the coding sequence ATGATTCCAGTACAGTATTTCTTCGTGCTTTCAGCACTCTTGTTCTTCATCGGAGTATATGGCTTCTGTACACGTCGTAACCTCGTTGCTATGCTCATCTCCATCGAGCTTGTATTGAATGCAGCCGATCTGAACTTCGCTGTGTTCAACCGCATTCTCTTCCCAGGACAGTTGGAAGGTTTCTTCTTCACATTGTTCTCTATCGGAGTAGCAGCAGCCGAGACAGCCGTAGCGCTCGCAATAATTATTAACGTTTACCGCAACTATCACAGTGACCAGGTGAACAGTATTGAAAACATGAAATTCTAA
- the nuoL gene encoding NADH-quinone oxidoreductase subunit L, with protein MNYSYAFLILLLPFLSFLVLGLAGMKMKKQVAAIIGTILMGCVFGLSIYTAYEYFFAIGRDASTGLYPTVDSFNFTWLKFTELLTFNIGFRLTPISVLMLIVITTVSFMVHIYSFGYMAERDENYKVEGYEKGMQRFYAYLSLFTMSMLGLVVATNIFQMYLFWELVGVCSYLLIGFYYPKHAAVHASKKAFIVTRFADLFFLIGILFYSFYVGTFNYDLNAQPELQSSLAGAAWVMPAALFLMFIGGAGKSAMFPLHIWLPDAMEGPTPVSALIHAATMVVAGVYQVASLFPIWVEYAPNTLHYVAYIAAFTAFYAAAVACCQRDIKRGLAFSTISQIAYMLVALGVCFAVDNHHGGLGYMAGIFHLFTHAMFKALLFLCSGAIIVIIGSNFKEYMGGLHKYMPITNICFLIGCLAIAGIPPFAGFFSKDEIITACFQFSPFMGWFMTVVAGMTAFYMFRLYYVIFWGQSYYELDPENRRKPQEVPFVMWGPLVFLAAISCVCGMIPFGHFVSATGQSYDIHIDTQVACTSIVVAIIGIALATYMYAPKKTPLADGLAKKMPKLHKAALNRFYIDDAWQFFTHKIVFGLFSKPIAWFDRRVIDGTFNFMAWGAQEAGETIRPWQSGDVRSYAIWFLTGTVALTLCLLALL; from the coding sequence ATGAATTACAGTTATGCATTTTTGATACTTCTTCTCCCATTCCTGAGCTTCCTGGTTCTGGGACTTGCGGGTATGAAGATGAAAAAGCAGGTAGCAGCCATCATCGGTACCATCCTGATGGGTTGTGTATTCGGTCTGTCTATTTATACAGCATACGAATATTTCTTTGCTATCGGCCGTGATGCTTCAACAGGTTTGTATCCAACTGTTGACTCATTCAATTTTACTTGGTTGAAGTTTACTGAGTTGCTGACTTTCAACATTGGTTTCCGTCTGACACCAATCTCTGTATTGATGCTCATCGTGATTACCACCGTCAGCTTCATGGTTCACATCTACAGTTTCGGTTATATGGCTGAGCGTGATGAGAATTACAAGGTTGAGGGTTATGAAAAGGGTATGCAGCGTTTCTACGCTTACCTCAGCCTCTTCACCATGTCTATGTTGGGTCTGGTAGTAGCTACCAATATTTTCCAGATGTATCTTTTCTGGGAGTTGGTGGGTGTCTGCTCATACTTGCTTATTGGTTTCTATTATCCAAAGCATGCAGCAGTACATGCCAGCAAGAAGGCGTTCATCGTAACTCGTTTCGCTGACCTCTTCTTCCTCATTGGTATCTTGTTCTACAGCTTCTATGTAGGTACATTCAACTATGACTTGAATGCTCAGCCTGAACTTCAGAGTTCTTTGGCTGGTGCGGCATGGGTAATGCCAGCAGCATTGTTCCTTATGTTCATCGGTGGTGCAGGTAAGAGTGCGATGTTCCCATTGCACATCTGGTTGCCAGATGCAATGGAGGGTCCAACTCCTGTTTCTGCGTTGATTCACGCTGCTACCATGGTTGTAGCTGGTGTTTATCAGGTAGCCAGCCTCTTCCCAATCTGGGTAGAGTATGCTCCTAACACACTTCACTATGTAGCTTATATTGCAGCTTTCACAGCATTCTATGCAGCAGCAGTAGCTTGCTGCCAGCGCGATATCAAGCGTGGTTTGGCTTTCTCTACTATTTCTCAGATTGCTTACATGCTCGTTGCACTGGGTGTTTGCTTTGCTGTAGATAACCATCATGGTGGTTTGGGTTACATGGCTGGTATCTTCCACTTGTTTACTCATGCTATGTTCAAGGCCTTGTTGTTCCTCTGCTCTGGTGCTATCATCGTCATCATCGGCAGCAACTTCAAGGAGTACATGGGCGGTTTGCACAAGTACATGCCTATTACCAACATCTGCTTCCTCATCGGTTGCTTGGCGATTGCAGGTATTCCTCCATTCGCAGGTTTCTTCTCTAAGGATGAGATCATTACTGCTTGCTTCCAGTTCTCTCCATTCATGGGCTGGTTTATGACAGTGGTAGCTGGTATGACAGCATTCTATATGTTCCGTCTTTACTATGTTATCTTCTGGGGTCAGAGCTATTATGAGTTGGACCCAGAGAACCGTCGTAAACCTCAGGAAGTTCCTTTTGTAATGTGGGGTCCATTGGTATTCCTCGCAGCAATCTCTTGTGTTTGCGGTATGATTCCTTTCGGTCACTTCGTTTCTGCTACAGGTCAGAGCTATGATATTCACATCGATACTCAGGTAGCTTGCACCTCTATCGTTGTTGCTATTATCGGTATTGCTCTTGCTACTTATATGTATGCACCAAAGAAGACTCCATTAGCAGACGGTTTGGCTAAGAAGATGCCTAAGTTGCACAAGGCAGCCTTGAATCGTTTCTATATTGATGATGCTTGGCAGTTCTTTACACATAAGATTGTCTTTGGTTTGTTCTCAAAGCCTATTGCATGGTTCGACCGTCGTGTCATCGATGGTACCTTCAATTTCATGGCTTGGGGTGCACAGGAGGCAGGCGAGACTATCCGTCCATGGCAGAGTGGCGATGTACGCAGCTATGCTATCTGGTTCCTTACTGGTACAGTAGCGTTGACTTTGTGTCTGCTCGCTCTTCTTTAA